A single genomic interval of Rosistilla ulvae harbors:
- a CDS encoding glycosyltransferase family 4 protein, giving the protein MNILFLTNNPNLGSTARALLTWAEEIQREGHEVRVVCPTGRLSQTLTAKGIATLNSSLPWFDRRRPWAAAGAQARVAVWGKNADIIHCNEHNVYPFGALLGRLIRKPVVCHVRFDIDRKLADWMFGSYGAPAALLWTSLNQQKRCAPIVKGVVPSDRQRVVRLGLDLRDFGRRASERELLRSQHDIGSETLVVGTASAFRPVKRLEDFVEIIRQLRCRYPHVVGMIAGGAVPGLEDYWKQINAMITSLNADAWILRTGHVDDIEPVLQSMDIFVSTSELETFGNSVCEAMACGKPVVGYEGGSVAEVVGDPRQVVANGDIDELTERLARMLEDRLALEEVGRRGRERVATKFNSVARVPELLSLYRTLLRQDCRGSNNSSCSDPEA; this is encoded by the coding sequence ATGAATATCCTGTTCCTTACCAACAATCCAAATCTAGGGAGTACGGCGCGCGCGCTATTGACTTGGGCGGAGGAAATTCAGCGAGAAGGGCATGAGGTGCGCGTGGTCTGTCCGACGGGAAGATTGTCCCAGACTCTTACGGCTAAAGGCATTGCGACACTAAATTCCAGTTTGCCTTGGTTCGACCGACGTCGGCCTTGGGCCGCCGCAGGCGCCCAGGCACGTGTCGCAGTATGGGGAAAGAACGCTGATATCATCCATTGCAACGAGCACAACGTGTATCCGTTTGGGGCCCTCTTAGGGCGTCTGATACGAAAACCGGTTGTTTGTCATGTTCGTTTTGATATTGATCGAAAGTTGGCGGATTGGATGTTCGGTTCCTACGGTGCTCCCGCGGCGTTGTTGTGGACAAGCTTGAACCAGCAAAAGCGTTGTGCGCCAATCGTCAAGGGAGTGGTTCCTTCTGATCGACAGCGCGTAGTAAGGTTAGGCCTTGACTTGCGGGACTTTGGCCGCCGCGCCTCCGAGCGTGAATTGCTCCGATCCCAACATGACATTGGTAGTGAAACTCTTGTGGTTGGCACTGCGAGTGCTTTTCGGCCGGTAAAGCGGTTGGAGGACTTCGTGGAAATTATCCGTCAGTTGCGATGCAGATATCCTCATGTGGTCGGGATGATCGCGGGCGGTGCCGTTCCTGGCCTGGAAGACTATTGGAAGCAAATCAATGCAATGATCACATCTCTTAATGCCGACGCTTGGATTCTCCGAACCGGACACGTCGATGATATCGAACCCGTTCTGCAGTCAATGGATATTTTTGTCAGTACCAGTGAACTGGAGACCTTTGGCAACAGCGTATGCGAGGCGATGGCGTGTGGTAAGCCAGTGGTAGGATATGAAGGTGGGTCAGTAGCCGAGGTCGTTGGGGATCCACGCCAGGTTGTTGCCAATGGCGATATCGATGAATTGACTGAGAGGTTAGCTAGGATGCTCGAAGACCGTCTAGCACTAGAGGAAGTGGGGAGGAGAGGTCGTGAACGTGTCGCGACAAAGTTTAATTCTGTCGCAAGAGTTCCTGAGCTTTTAAGTCTTTACCGTACCCTACTTCGTCAGGATTGTAGAGGTAGCAACAACTCGTCCTGTTCGGATCCAGAAGCGTGA
- a CDS encoding glycosyltransferase family 2 protein — translation MSRQPLVSIILPTFNRASFLPKAIAAIREQQLTDWELIVIDDGSTDQTAPLLRKLVNGMPQAYRYLRQENQGAYAARNTGLDYVRGKYVAFYDSDDLWLPHHLQKCVTALELNQDVDWVYSASRIVDFASERVLNENCFQEGGRARKFRNLPVERRDDLYVLKQAGLMEAVLDGAGLYSGLQNSVIRSRFFQGRRFATEFYNEAEDQVIVIRALAANIRFAYFDSVHVEYCVHDNNSSGAALNLPRHKQLRLSEGLIRGYEQLSEQVALSGASKLALRRKLAKLYMWHLGYHSHWRFGDKQAAIAAYRKSIQLDPWNWRYRKTYLLALARPVCTTDAQQSAETKVEKG, via the coding sequence ATGAGCCGTCAGCCGTTAGTCAGTATTATCCTGCCTACGTTCAATCGGGCTTCCTTTCTGCCTAAGGCGATTGCTGCGATCCGCGAGCAGCAGTTGACGGATTGGGAATTGATTGTGATCGACGACGGCAGTACCGATCAAACCGCTCCCCTGCTGCGCAAGCTGGTTAACGGAATGCCTCAAGCGTATCGATACCTACGCCAGGAGAACCAAGGGGCATACGCCGCCAGAAACACCGGGCTCGACTACGTTCGTGGTAAGTACGTCGCGTTCTATGACAGTGATGACTTGTGGTTGCCGCACCACCTGCAGAAATGTGTCACCGCTCTAGAGTTGAATCAGGATGTCGACTGGGTCTATTCCGCTAGTCGCATCGTCGACTTCGCGTCGGAGCGGGTTTTGAATGAGAATTGTTTTCAGGAGGGAGGAAGAGCACGGAAATTTCGAAATCTGCCTGTCGAACGCCGGGACGATTTGTATGTCTTGAAGCAGGCCGGTTTGATGGAAGCAGTGCTGGATGGCGCCGGGCTCTACTCGGGATTACAGAATTCTGTAATTCGGTCTCGCTTTTTTCAAGGACGCCGCTTTGCGACGGAGTTTTACAACGAAGCGGAAGACCAGGTAATCGTAATTCGGGCTCTGGCGGCGAATATTCGTTTTGCGTATTTCGATAGCGTTCATGTGGAGTACTGTGTGCACGATAATAATTCATCGGGCGCCGCGCTCAATTTACCACGGCACAAGCAGCTCCGACTTTCGGAGGGGCTAATTCGTGGATACGAACAACTGTCGGAACAGGTTGCGCTATCGGGCGCGTCAAAGTTAGCCCTGCGTAGAAAGCTAGCCAAATTATACATGTGGCACCTTGGGTATCACTCCCATTGGCGTTTCGGTGACAAACAGGCTGCCATAGCAGCCTATCGAAAAAGTATTCAGCTTGATCCGTGGAATTGGAGATACCGAAAGACCTATCTGCTCGCGTTAGCAAGGCCAGTGTGCACCACCGATGCCCAACAGTCTGCAGAGACGAAGGTTGAGAAGGGATGA
- a CDS encoding glycosyltransferase yields the protein MEFGLLRPSVRPCRSRRTVSKSSGARIPLRNRAATVFASERTTFIVDRGGGRRARTIRFGGSLSIGDHPTFNPERCLLRLIASVQNQTFQDWEMLVVENGSTDGSLGLRYELAEKD from the coding sequence GTGGAGTTTGGGCTTCTACGACCTTCCGTGAGGCCTTGTCGATCGCGAAGGACTGTGTCCAAGTCAAGTGGCGCCAGAATTCCGTTGCGAAATCGAGCAGCCACAGTCTTTGCGAGTGAGCGTACAACATTCATCGTCGACCGGGGCGGCGGGCGCAGGGCTAGGACAATCCGATTCGGGGGCTCCCTTAGTATCGGTGACCATCCCACTTTCAATCCCGAGCGTTGCTTGCTCAGGTTGATAGCGTCGGTGCAGAACCAGACTTTTCAAGATTGGGAAATGCTGGTTGTAGAAAATGGCAGTACGGATGGGAGTTTGGGGCTACGATACGAATTGGCTGAAAAAGACTAA
- a CDS encoding glycosyltransferase family 2 protein, translating to MTPTVSVVVPVYNQQPFVAEAINSLLRQTLSDFEIVALDDGSCDRSGAILDALAAQDHRIRVVHQLNMGRAVTRQRGIDISRGKYIAMMDPDDIAFPWRLERHFRFLEDHPDVVCVGAEHIKICPYGMEIAGSVHLHDHQGIVDRLRTGDGDALTQGASMFHRSAVDSVGGYNLTLKYGEDIEFFLRLSSIGLLANVSWPAIQYRQHPASANQSCTEDELIALQQSLAVLGVEWSPSQLLGPPRTLRERRSMFHLRCARIAMHQGAVHYCGKHLRDAIVGGVWASTTFREALSIAKDCVQVKWRQNSVAKSSSHSLCE from the coding sequence ATGACACCTACAGTCTCAGTCGTCGTTCCCGTTTATAACCAGCAACCGTTTGTCGCTGAGGCAATCAATAGCTTGCTGCGGCAGACATTGAGTGACTTTGAAATCGTCGCTTTAGATGATGGTTCATGTGATCGCTCCGGCGCAATACTCGATGCCTTGGCTGCTCAGGATCATCGAATTCGTGTTGTTCATCAGTTGAATATGGGACGCGCCGTTACTCGCCAGCGAGGCATTGACATCTCGCGCGGTAAATACATTGCGATGATGGATCCGGATGACATCGCGTTCCCCTGGCGGTTGGAAAGACACTTTCGTTTTTTGGAGGATCATCCTGATGTTGTTTGCGTGGGAGCAGAGCACATCAAGATCTGCCCCTATGGTATGGAAATTGCAGGATCGGTGCACTTACATGATCATCAAGGGATTGTGGACCGCCTGCGGACGGGCGATGGGGATGCGCTTACGCAGGGCGCCAGCATGTTTCACAGATCCGCGGTAGACTCTGTTGGCGGATATAACCTTACACTGAAGTACGGCGAGGATATTGAGTTTTTTTTAAGGCTTAGTAGCATTGGCCTTTTGGCAAATGTTTCGTGGCCAGCGATCCAGTACCGACAACATCCCGCGAGTGCAAATCAAAGCTGTACCGAGGACGAGCTGATCGCTTTGCAGCAATCCCTTGCTGTACTGGGGGTCGAGTGGTCGCCTAGCCAATTGCTAGGTCCCCCCCGGACCTTGCGGGAGCGACGGAGCATGTTTCACCTTCGTTGTGCCAGAATCGCGATGCATCAGGGAGCGGTGCATTATTGTGGCAAGCATCTCCGAGACGCGATTGTGGGTGGAGTTTGGGCTTCTACGACCTTCCGTGAGGCCTTGTCGATCGCGAAGGACTGTGTCCAAGTCAAGTGGCGCCAGAATTCCGTTGCGAAATCGAGCAGCCACAGTCTTTGCGAGTGA
- a CDS encoding polysaccharide pyruvyl transferase family protein, which yields MAHAIGRWAGTTHNDVCCAVQPACDNFRGRGRAGLSALIQGDKFSKTWFFSKYAPEYFLQQYGIVADQSVDATLDASGFAYGDQWGRAKTEELLTNARKWKKQGRKIILLPQSVGTFNDQAIADNFKKACDNIDYIFPRDKISVESMKHLDVQVPFERSPDFTILAPALTCYQYREYHGATWLIPNVMILEKGSDLHRANYLEFFRIVIANLLARGERPVVLAHSQGDRELSRTIAGNKVPLVTEKDPLMIKGLISNGRLVVGSRYHAIVSALCSLVPAVGVGWSHKYSCLFSDFGITDLLLQPILSNQKIDEAITKALECPTTAKSLERGRDEYGQKTTAMWNCVEQVLF from the coding sequence ATGGCGCACGCAATTGGCCGATGGGCAGGAACAACACACAACGACGTCTGTTGTGCCGTCCAACCTGCCTGTGACAACTTTCGCGGGCGTGGTCGCGCGGGACTGTCTGCATTAATCCAAGGTGACAAATTCAGTAAGACTTGGTTTTTCAGCAAATACGCTCCGGAGTATTTTCTGCAACAGTATGGCATCGTTGCGGATCAGTCAGTTGATGCGACACTAGACGCCTCGGGGTTTGCGTACGGTGACCAGTGGGGGCGAGCGAAAACGGAAGAACTGTTAACGAACGCTAGAAAATGGAAAAAGCAAGGCAGGAAAATCATCCTTCTACCGCAAAGCGTCGGGACCTTCAACGATCAGGCAATTGCCGATAACTTCAAAAAGGCCTGCGACAATATTGATTACATTTTCCCACGGGATAAAATTTCTGTAGAAAGCATGAAGCATCTTGACGTGCAGGTGCCATTTGAACGCAGCCCAGACTTTACAATTCTTGCGCCTGCCCTGACATGTTATCAATACCGGGAATATCACGGCGCAACTTGGCTCATCCCCAACGTAATGATTCTAGAAAAAGGCAGTGACTTACACAGGGCGAACTACTTGGAATTTTTTCGGATCGTGATTGCAAATCTTTTGGCGCGTGGGGAACGACCGGTTGTTCTCGCCCATTCGCAAGGCGATAGGGAACTTTCACGAACAATTGCTGGAAACAAAGTACCTCTGGTAACCGAAAAAGACCCGCTCATGATCAAGGGGCTCATTAGCAACGGACGGTTAGTCGTTGGTTCCCGCTACCATGCAATCGTGAGTGCATTGTGCAGCCTGGTCCCCGCTGTTGGCGTAGGCTGGAGCCACAAATACAGTTGCCTGTTTTCCGACTTTGGAATCACGGACCTTCTATTACAACCGATCCTCAGCAACCAAAAGATCGACGAGGCAATAACAAAGGCCTTGGAGTGCCCGACCACCGCAAAATCGCTTGAGCGTGGAAGGGATGAATATGGCCAAAAGACAACCGCGATGTGGAATTGTGTTGAGCAAGTTCTGTTTTAG
- a CDS encoding glycosyltransferase family 2 protein produces MNDSTISVVIPCYNGASYLDETLRSALAQTHRPLEILLVDDGSTDNSVEIAESFAPHVTVYRQPNSGESVARNRGIELAKGDFVAFLDADDLWEPNKLEAQISQFNRVPELSCVYTDFCLLVNGVPVEAPARPESHSAPGFQTKMLLEWCVLPSTALVRRELAARVRFPEHVRDSEDIIFFLELRNLGPFSRIADPLTFYRRTASQQTEQPDHLFRSTQALFGWFNEHEAEFTRSESLVVRKNLIERLVYPHQMLFWKRDLDGVFRYRKLLGEMASPDIELPSELTKKLYPRWLYCLKDAIESFASR; encoded by the coding sequence ATGAACGACTCCACAATTTCTGTTGTCATCCCGTGCTACAACGGTGCGTCGTATTTGGATGAAACCCTTCGATCGGCATTGGCACAAACGCACCGGCCACTGGAGATCTTGCTCGTAGACGATGGCTCGACGGACAACTCTGTCGAAATCGCCGAGTCTTTTGCGCCGCATGTAACCGTATACCGGCAACCCAACTCCGGAGAGTCGGTGGCGAGAAATCGAGGTATCGAGCTAGCAAAAGGTGATTTTGTTGCGTTCTTAGATGCTGACGACCTATGGGAGCCAAATAAGCTCGAGGCTCAGATATCTCAGTTCAACCGGGTTCCGGAATTGTCATGTGTCTATACGGACTTTTGCCTATTGGTAAACGGCGTCCCTGTTGAGGCTCCTGCACGGCCGGAGAGTCACTCAGCCCCTGGCTTTCAGACGAAGATGCTTTTGGAGTGGTGTGTCCTCCCTTCGACCGCTTTGGTGCGAAGGGAGCTTGCTGCACGGGTTCGATTTCCCGAGCACGTGCGTGACAGTGAAGATATTATTTTCTTCTTGGAACTGCGAAACCTCGGCCCGTTCTCGAGAATTGCGGATCCCCTAACATTCTATCGGCGTACTGCGTCCCAACAGACAGAACAGCCGGATCACCTGTTCCGCTCTACACAGGCCTTGTTTGGGTGGTTTAATGAGCATGAAGCTGAGTTCACTCGGAGCGAATCGCTGGTGGTCCGGAAAAATCTAATTGAGCGGTTGGTGTACCCACATCAGATGTTGTTTTGGAAGCGAGATCTGGACGGTGTTTTTCGTTATCGGAAGCTGCTCGGCGAAATGGCTTCGCCGGATATCGAATTGCCATCAGAGCTTACGAAAAAGCTCTATCCGCGTTGGCTTTATTGTTTGAAAGACGCAATTGAAAGTTTTGCGTCGCGTTGA
- a CDS encoding FkbM family methyltransferase has product MMNNVAKQFASKLLEYCGLSKTIDATQKFVLHGSEILVPSELASGLRNAVERENWLTPILKVLVESKTGAFIDVGVNVGQTLVKWMSLNSSSGYYGFEPNPAAATYANKIIALNGLANANVVSVGMAENSALVELFLQHDLDSSASAIRGFRDESFYSMSKYVPVMRGDDLLAEIGIDGIAVVKIDVEGGELGVLKGLGSTIARTRPFICCEVLPVYEDLSDRGRERRRRTDELQSVLERHSYCIYRAFDDGTVASLQNGIETHGELSLSNYLFIPCEDEAIARRLPGLHGNC; this is encoded by the coding sequence ATGATGAACAACGTCGCCAAACAATTTGCGTCAAAGTTACTCGAATACTGCGGGTTGTCCAAAACAATAGACGCCACGCAGAAATTTGTCCTTCATGGGAGCGAAATTCTTGTTCCATCAGAGTTAGCTTCTGGACTTAGAAATGCGGTGGAGAGAGAAAATTGGTTGACCCCGATTTTGAAAGTCTTGGTCGAAAGTAAAACGGGAGCCTTTATTGATGTGGGAGTCAACGTTGGCCAGACGCTCGTCAAATGGATGAGCCTCAATTCAAGTAGTGGGTATTACGGATTTGAGCCGAATCCGGCTGCGGCAACATACGCCAATAAGATAATTGCCTTAAATGGTCTTGCAAATGCAAATGTTGTATCTGTCGGAATGGCGGAGAACTCCGCTCTCGTTGAGTTGTTCCTGCAGCATGATCTCGATTCGTCGGCGAGTGCCATCCGCGGGTTTCGGGACGAGAGCTTTTATTCAATGAGCAAGTACGTTCCGGTGATGAGAGGTGATGATTTGCTGGCGGAGATAGGCATTGACGGTATCGCGGTTGTTAAAATTGACGTGGAAGGTGGAGAGTTAGGCGTGTTGAAAGGCCTTGGGAGTACAATTGCTCGGACCCGCCCTTTTATCTGTTGTGAAGTGCTACCCGTGTACGAGGATTTGTCTGATCGAGGACGAGAACGACGGCGCAGAACAGACGAATTGCAGTCAGTATTGGAACGCCATAGTTATTGTATTTACCGTGCCTTCGACGATGGGACTGTTGCCAGCTTGCAAAATGGAATCGAAACTCACGGTGAATTATCCTTGAGTAACTATCTGTTTATTCCGTGTGAGGATGAGGCAATTGCTCGTCGATTGCCTGGCCTGCATGGTAATTGCTAA
- a CDS encoding FkbM family methyltransferase gives MMKVLKQYGLGCYAALVRANVHFPGKWRLRRHTLAALRRPSGPRGRKTVRTTDGFLMELDLSDYVDQHIYATGTYETMVREILKRTLQRDGFFIDIDANIGYFTLLGAQCEGKNGRVLAFEPVTSTRSRLVRNCDLNGCVNISVRRQAASDVTGDASINIGPREHSGISSLRPLETCGTTEEIETIRLDELLSVDDPPSIIKIDVEGAEMCVLRGLSALLGQWGESAPCLVLELSPAFLKVFGDNAADLVSQLQQLGYSCYRIEWDRIKLLANVDAHGNAQFNIVAFPGSPPATLSDLVDVNGASV, from the coding sequence ATGATGAAGGTGCTCAAGCAATACGGATTAGGCTGTTATGCGGCGTTGGTTCGTGCGAACGTCCACTTTCCCGGGAAATGGCGTCTGCGGCGGCACACGCTTGCTGCCTTGCGCCGTCCTAGTGGTCCACGCGGACGCAAAACAGTTCGCACAACAGACGGGTTTTTAATGGAACTGGATCTGTCGGACTATGTGGATCAACATATTTACGCGACAGGTACCTACGAAACGATGGTACGAGAGATCCTTAAACGCACTCTGCAGCGTGACGGCTTTTTCATCGACATTGACGCAAATATCGGCTATTTCACTTTGCTTGGGGCGCAATGTGAGGGCAAAAATGGGCGGGTGCTAGCGTTCGAGCCTGTCACATCAACTCGAAGCCGTTTGGTCCGCAATTGTGACTTAAATGGCTGCGTGAATATTTCTGTCAGACGGCAAGCTGCCTCCGATGTGACTGGCGACGCGAGTATCAATATCGGTCCTCGAGAGCATTCAGGAATATCCAGTTTACGTCCATTAGAAACATGCGGAACGACCGAGGAGATCGAAACGATAAGACTCGACGAATTATTGTCTGTCGACGATCCCCCGTCAATTATAAAGATCGATGTCGAAGGGGCCGAGATGTGCGTGTTGCGAGGGCTTAGCGCTCTTCTTGGACAGTGGGGGGAATCTGCTCCGTGTCTTGTTCTAGAACTATCTCCAGCTTTCTTAAAGGTGTTTGGAGACAATGCCGCTGATTTAGTCAGCCAACTTCAGCAGCTCGGTTACAGCTGCTACCGGATTGAATGGGACCGAATCAAATTGCTCGCAAACGTAGACGCCCACGGGAACGCACAGTTTAATATCGTTGCTTTTCCTGGATCGCCACCCGCCACGCTTAGCGATCTTGTGGATGTTAACGGTGCTTCTGTATGA
- a CDS encoding acyltransferase family protein has translation MEQPTNKVKGQSAARLMQLDALRGLAAVAVVVYHYTVFAPMSGVQAAGFHDGKYGVHLFFMISGFVILMSASRQSSSTRFLWGRFARLYPAYWVALLLSVAAVLVSGLVPERPLSLGVVIANVTMLQTAWDVPNVNSSFWTLYIELLFYLCVALTLAIRRIQWLPWAMAAVVLFDTLAVFPQAWDRVPGWWKLPLYFPLLRHLYLFTFGVWVYQARTRWSAMLPVVAMLCLLNAYGRGVELYPLAIIASLGLVLYAASSGWLVWLENRWLIWLGTISYSLYLVHENVGYAIVRTATKHGWPLWSGQWLAALVSVLVAVVVTYSVEKPAHRILRRWGASHNHSDEVFTSMVEQRNAKRVVL, from the coding sequence ATGGAACAGCCAACTAACAAAGTCAAAGGACAATCTGCAGCAAGGCTAATGCAGCTTGACGCGTTACGCGGTCTTGCAGCGGTTGCAGTCGTGGTGTACCACTACACGGTTTTTGCACCTATGTCCGGTGTCCAGGCTGCAGGTTTTCATGATGGAAAATACGGAGTCCATCTGTTCTTTATGATCAGTGGCTTTGTAATCTTGATGTCCGCCTCGCGTCAGTCCAGTTCTACACGCTTCCTGTGGGGAAGATTTGCTCGTCTCTATCCTGCCTATTGGGTAGCATTGTTGTTGTCTGTCGCTGCGGTCCTCGTCTCCGGTTTGGTCCCCGAAAGGCCACTTTCTCTTGGTGTTGTGATTGCGAATGTCACGATGCTGCAGACCGCATGGGACGTTCCAAACGTCAATAGTTCGTTTTGGACGTTGTATATTGAGTTGTTGTTCTACCTTTGCGTCGCGCTTACGCTCGCGATCCGTCGGATTCAATGGTTGCCTTGGGCGATGGCGGCTGTCGTGCTGTTCGATACTTTGGCTGTATTTCCTCAGGCTTGGGACCGGGTGCCCGGATGGTGGAAGTTGCCGCTTTATTTCCCCCTGCTTCGCCATCTGTACCTGTTCACCTTCGGTGTTTGGGTTTACCAAGCCCGTACGCGTTGGTCTGCGATGTTACCAGTCGTTGCAATGCTTTGCTTGTTAAACGCGTACGGACGTGGAGTCGAGTTGTATCCGCTAGCGATCATTGCCTCTCTGGGCTTAGTGCTCTATGCGGCCTCGTCGGGGTGGTTGGTCTGGCTAGAGAATCGTTGGCTGATTTGGTTGGGCACGATTTCCTATTCGCTGTATCTAGTGCATGAAAACGTCGGCTATGCGATTGTTCGCACCGCCACCAAGCACGGTTGGCCACTATGGAGTGGGCAATGGCTGGCGGCATTAGTTTCCGTGCTGGTTGCTGTCGTGGTGACATACAGTGTGGAAAAGCCGGCGCATCGAATACTCCGGCGTTGGGGGGCAAGCCACAACCATTCGGATGAAGTTTTTACGTCCATGGTTGAGCAACGCAATGCCAAGCGAGTTGTCTTATGA
- a CDS encoding glycosyltransferase: MEDLFVELSAARVAAVMPLQHSGNAVDCGVSPKAIAEMSGRSVCVLLFFDGYKGGAELHSIQLVECLRQRCERVALVVKAGQRSALLNFLRLHGVDASEVPIDEFPLAEDMSWAACRRLFRNYAADIYVCPKGGLGSGSGKLESYARLYGRRIVTIEHTAPRQPVYADRRFFPRLGYWQFTYRLRRWRRSIGPARIVAVSCTARNRLVSLFGYPVRRTVAVPNGVATDRFRPVASRRDQIRQEQQIPEQALVCGMVCRFVDAKAIDVAIRAFESVALASIETSPYLLIYGDGPLKSTLIEQSQATAISDKIRWMGATSEPWNVYPAFDLFLLSSRQEGLPLGLLEAMACGCAPVATPVGGVPDVIRHQENGFLAHSIEPADYDATLTRAMRTPRPDLQEISRRAMETICKSYELSIQMNRLCDEIFEACG; this comes from the coding sequence TTGGAAGACCTATTTGTTGAGCTATCTGCGGCAAGGGTGGCTGCGGTGATGCCGTTGCAGCATTCAGGAAATGCAGTTGATTGCGGCGTTTCCCCCAAGGCAATCGCTGAGATGTCCGGACGGTCTGTTTGCGTGTTGCTGTTCTTTGACGGCTACAAAGGAGGAGCCGAGTTGCATTCGATTCAATTGGTCGAATGCCTCCGGCAACGTTGCGAACGGGTGGCCCTCGTTGTCAAGGCAGGTCAGCGAAGTGCTCTGTTAAATTTCTTACGCTTACACGGCGTCGACGCGTCCGAGGTTCCGATCGATGAGTTTCCGCTCGCAGAGGATATGTCTTGGGCGGCATGTCGGCGACTGTTCAGGAACTACGCGGCCGACATATATGTATGCCCGAAGGGCGGCTTGGGATCCGGTTCCGGCAAGCTTGAATCATATGCCAGGCTGTACGGGCGCCGGATCGTAACCATTGAACATACGGCTCCAAGACAACCTGTCTACGCGGACCGACGATTTTTTCCCCGATTGGGGTATTGGCAATTTACGTATCGCTTGCGTCGATGGCGCAGGTCGATTGGACCGGCTAGAATTGTAGCGGTCAGCTGTACGGCGCGAAATCGATTGGTCAGTCTGTTTGGTTATCCGGTCAGGCGGACGGTAGCGGTCCCGAATGGAGTCGCCACAGATCGGTTTCGGCCGGTTGCGAGCAGACGCGATCAGATCCGGCAAGAGCAACAGATTCCCGAGCAAGCGCTTGTGTGCGGAATGGTTTGTCGGTTTGTCGATGCGAAGGCCATCGATGTTGCTATTCGCGCGTTCGAATCGGTTGCATTGGCCTCGATCGAAACCTCACCCTACTTGTTGATCTACGGCGACGGGCCATTGAAGTCAACGTTGATCGAGCAATCGCAAGCGACTGCAATTTCAGACAAGATTCGCTGGATGGGGGCGACGTCCGAGCCATGGAATGTGTATCCAGCATTTGATTTATTTTTGCTTTCCAGCCGTCAGGAAGGACTGCCACTGGGGCTTCTAGAGGCCATGGCATGTGGCTGTGCTCCGGTTGCCACACCGGTCGGCGGTGTGCCGGATGTAATCCGACATCAAGAAAATGGCTTTCTCGCTCACTCCATCGAGCCTGCCGACTATGATGCGACACTCACCAGAGCGATGCGCACGCCTCGACCGGATTTGCAGGAAATTTCTAGGCGAGCGATGGAAACCATTTGTAAATCGTATGAGCTTTCGATCCAAATGAACCGTTTGTGCGACGAGATTTTCGAGGCCTGCGGATGA
- a CDS encoding glycosyltransferase family 2 protein, which translates to MAENRDPVKLAPRITVIIPTFNRERWLPRSIASVQNQTFQDWELLVVDDGSTDQSMALLESFAAEDARIQVLRNCRGKGVSGARNTGIDAARGDYVAFLDSDDEWMPSHLEKSLVALDQYDGAVQACSASAERRLEATGETFGASLGVGGELNPDGVGEQVVLQAAEVLESYIQGKGPLEIQTFVIRREALGDTRFPEDLRIGEDGFFFASLADRGLGVLRLFDPHAIMWAHDANTTSAGGRQLSAHELIRLYEDLEGLGEKTLASFELTVDQRRRIRHMMAAGRFWQIGYHGHLQQKHYAEARSCFRRAMRWEPRNLRFWKTYLLSYLRQGWLR; encoded by the coding sequence ATGGCTGAAAATCGCGATCCTGTTAAGCTGGCACCTCGGATCACCGTGATCATCCCAACGTTCAATCGCGAGCGGTGGTTGCCGCGGTCGATCGCGTCGGTGCAAAACCAGACCTTTCAAGACTGGGAATTGCTCGTGGTGGATGATGGCAGCACGGATCAATCGATGGCGTTGCTGGAATCCTTCGCGGCAGAGGATGCCCGCATCCAAGTGCTCCGCAATTGCCGCGGAAAAGGGGTCTCCGGCGCCCGCAACACGGGGATTGATGCCGCGCGAGGAGATTATGTTGCGTTTCTGGACAGTGACGACGAATGGATGCCATCGCACCTCGAAAAATCGTTGGTTGCGCTCGATCAGTACGACGGGGCCGTCCAGGCCTGTTCCGCATCCGCAGAAAGGCGTCTGGAAGCGACCGGCGAGACGTTTGGAGCGAGTCTTGGGGTTGGCGGTGAACTGAATCCCGATGGTGTTGGCGAGCAGGTTGTTTTGCAGGCGGCGGAAGTGCTTGAGTCCTACATTCAAGGCAAAGGGCCATTGGAAATCCAAACGTTTGTGATTCGCCGCGAAGCCTTGGGGGACACTCGATTTCCCGAGGATTTGCGGATCGGTGAAGATGGTTTCTTTTTTGCTTCATTGGCCGATCGTGGCCTCGGGGTGCTTCGGCTGTTCGATCCGCACGCGATCATGTGGGCTCATGATGCAAACACAACCTCGGCAGGCGGTAGACAACTTTCTGCCCACGAACTGATCCGACTCTATGAGGACCTTGAAGGTTTGGGCGAGAAAACGCTGGCGTCGTTTGAGCTAACGGTAGATCAGCGGCGAAGAATCCGTCACATGATGGCGGCGGGGCGATTCTGGCAGATTGGGTATCATGGACATTTGCAACAGAAGCATTATGCAGAAGCTCGTTCGTGCTTTCGACGAGCCATGAGGTGGGAGCCAAGAAATCTGCGTTTTTGGAAGACCTATTTGTTGAGCTATCTGCGGCAAGGGTGGCTGCGGTGA